CGAGTCCTCCCCGGCCGTCCCCGCGACGACGCCGGACGCCCCCGCACCGGCCCTCTCCATGGTCGAGGTGCAGCAGCGCGTCAGCACCGAGCTGGCCCGGATCGGTGTGGTCGTCGACGAGCTCGGCGAGCGCTTCGAGGCTGCCGGCCACTCGCTCCACCTCGTCGGCGGACCCGTGCGGGACGCCATGCTCGGGCGGCTCCAGAACGACCTCGACTTCACGACGTCGGCCCACCCCGACGCCGTCGAACGCCTGCTCAAGGGTTGGGCGGAGGCGGTCTGGGACATCGGGCGCGCGTTCGGCACGATCGGGTGCCGCAAGGGCGACTGGACGATCGAGATCACCACCTTCCGCTCCGAGGCCTACAGCGCGGACTCCCGCAAGCCGGAGGTCGCCTACGGCACCGACCTCGCCGGCGACCTCGGCCGCCGCGACTTCACCGTCAACGCGATGGCCGTCTCCGTGCCCGGCCGCGTCTTCGAGGACCCCTTCGGCGGCATCGGCGACCTCGCCCACCGCGTGCTGCGCACGCCCGGCCGTCCGGAGGACTCGTTCTCCGACGACCCGCTGCGGATGATGCGGGCCGCCCGCTTCGCGGCACAGCTCGGCTTCGACGTGGCCCCCGAGGTGGTGGCCGCCATGACGGCGATGGCCGAGCGCATCGACGTCATCTCCGCCGAGCGGGTGCGCGACGAGCTCGTGAAGCTCGTGTGCGCGCCGTACCCCCGCCGTGGCCTGGCGCTCCTCGTCGAGACCGGCCTCGCCGCCCGCGTGCTCCCCGAGCTGCCCGCCCTGCAGCTCGAGCGCGACGAGCACCACCGCCACAAGGACGTCTACGAGCACTCGCTGACCGTGCTCGAGCAGGCGATGGACCTCGAGGAGCGCCTCGCGGGCCCCGACGGCCCCGGCACGCCCGACTTCATCGTGCGGTTCGCCGCGCTCGTGCACGACATCGGCAAGCCGCGCACGCGGCGGTTCCTCGAGGACGGCTCCGTCACCTTCCACCACCACGACGTGGTCGGCGCCAAGCTCGTGCGCAAGCGCATGAAGGCCCTCCGGTTCTCCGGTGAGCAGATCGACGCGGTCAGCAAGCTGGTGGAGCTCCACCTGCGCTTCCACGGGTACGGCGACGGGGGCTGGACCGACAGCGCCGTCCGCCGCTATGTGCGGGACGCGGGCGACGAGCTCCAGCGCCTCCACATCCTCACGCGCGCCGACTGCACGACGCGGAACCGGCGGAAGGCCGAGCGCCTGCGGCGCACGTACGACGACCTCGAGCGCCGGATCGCCGAGCTGGCCGAGCAGGAGGAGCTCGACTCGATGCGGCCCGACCTCGACGGCAACCAGATCATGGAGATCCTCGGGATCGGCCCCGGTCGCGAGGTGGGCGAGGCGTACAAGTTCCTCCTCGAGCAGCGCATGGACCACGGCCCGCAGGACCCGGCGACCGCCGAGGCCGCGCTGCGGTCGTGGTGGGCCGAGCGCCAGGGCTGACCCCCGACCCTTGCCTTGTTGACGCGCGTTCATTAGCGTCGGGGGGTCCCTCCCCCCGACCGCGACGGAGCCCGCCGTGACCACTGCCCCCACCTCGACCGAGCTCGAGGCCACCATCGACATCGACGCGTCCCCCGCCCAGGTGTGGGCGCTGGTCTCCGACCTGCCCCGCCAGGCCGAGTTCAGCGACCAGGTCGTGCGCACGTTCGTGCCCGGCGGGGTGCGGCTCGGCGCGACGATGGTCAACCTCAACCGGCAGGGCTGGAAGTTCTGGCCCACCACCGCGAAGGTCGTGCGCTTCGACCCGCAGCGCGAGATCGCGTTCCGCGTGCGGGAGAACCGCACCATCTGGTCCTACCGCCTCGTCCCCTCCGACGGGGGCACGACGCTGGTGCACCGCCGCGAGACCCCCGACGGCATCTCCAACCTGTCGCTCAACCTCACGAAGCACGTGCTCGGGGGAGTGCCGGGCTTCACCCGCGAGCTGCAGCAGGGCATGCAGCAGACCATCGCGCGGATCAAGCGGGTCGCGGAGGCCTGATCGTCGTGCTGCTGGGGTAGGAATCTCCTTCATGAGAAGCGAACTCTTCGCCAAGGAGAACCTGCCCCAGCAGAGCGGTGACCGCTACCTGCTCCAGAACCCCCAGACGCTGCGCGTCGGCCTCGGCCCCGACGTGCTCGCGGCGAAGGGCTCGATGATCGCCTACCGCGGCAACGTCACCTTCGACCACGAGGGCGCCGGCAGCATCGGCAAGCTCGCCAAGAAGGTCTTCACCAGCGAGAACCTCGCTCTCATGCGGGTGCGCGGCCAGGGTGAGGTCTACTTCGCGGAGTCGGCGGGCTACGTCAACCTGCTGCACCTCGAGAACGAGGGCATCTCGATCAACTCCCGCAACCTGCTGGCGTTCGACGCCGACCTGCAGTGGGACATCAACCGCACCAAGGGCGCGGGCATGATGGGTGCCGGCCTGTTCAACACCACGATCGGTGGCACCGGCACGGTCGCGATCGTCGCCGTCGGCCTCGTCACCGTGCTCGACGCCTCGCAGGGCCCGGTCTACGTCGACTCCGACGCCGCCGTCTGCTGGTCGGCCAACCTCTCCCCGGGCGTCCACAACTCGATGAACGCGAAGTCGCTGCTGCGCGGCGGCACGGGCGAGGCGCTGCAGTACGTCTTCCACGGCCCGGGCTTCGTCGTCATCCAGGCCTACGAGTGGGCGCCGGTGCCGACGTCCTGACCTGCTCCGTCTCCCGCTCGGCTCCGGCCGGGCTCCGGTACGACGAACGCCCCGTGACCTCGGTGAGGTCACGGGGCGTTCGTGCTGGTCGTTCAGGCGTGCGGGAGGGTCACTCCTCGCCGCGGATGAACGCCTCCACGCGACGACGACCCTCGTCGTCCGGCAGCTGCACCGGCGGGGACTTCATCAGGTAGGACGACGCGGAGATGATCGGGCCACCGATGCCGCGGTCCTTGGCGATCTTCGCGGCGCGGATGGCGTCGATGATGATGCCGGCCGAGTTCGGGGAGTCCCACACCTCGAGCTTGTACTCCAGGTTGATGGGCGCGTCGCCGAACGCGCGGCCCTCGAGGCGCACGTAGGCCCACTTGCGGTCGTCGAGCCACGCCACGTAGTCCGAGGGACCGATGTGGACGTTCTTGTCGTGGACCTTGCCCGCCAGGGTGCCGGTGAGGTTCGACGTGACGGCCTGCGTCTTCGAGACCTTCTTGGACTCCAGGCGCTCGCGCTCGAGCATGTTCTTGAAGTCCATGTTGCCGCCGACGTTGAGCTGGTAGGTGCGGTCCAGCGTGACGCCGCGGTCCTCGAACAGCTTCGCCATCACGCGGTGCGTGATGGTGGCGCCGACCTGGCTCTTGATGTCGTCGCCGACGATCGGGACTCCCGCGGCGCGGAACTTCTCGGCCCACTCCGGGTCGGAGGCGATGAAGACGGGGAGCGCGTTGACGAACGCGACACCGGCGTCGATGGCCGCCTGCGCGTAGAACTTGTCCGCCTCCTCGGAGCCCACCGGGAGGTACGACACCATGACGTCGGCCTTCGTGTCCTTGAGCACCTGGACGACGTCGACCGGCTCGGCGTCGGAGACGTCGATGGTCTCGCCGTAGTACTTGCCGATGCCGTCGAGCGTCGGGCCGCGCTGCACCGTGATGCCGGTCGGCGGCACGTCGCAGATCTTGATGGTGTTGTTCTCGCTGGCCTGCGTCGCCTCGGCCAGGTCGAAGCCGACCTTCTTGGCGTCGACGTCGAAGGCGGCGACGAACTCGACGTCGGAGACGTGGTAGTCACCGAAGACGACGTGCATGAGCCCCGGGACGGTGCCTGCGGGATCGGCGTCCTTGTAGTACTCGACGCCCTGGATCAGGGAGGTGGCGCAGTTGCCGACTCCCACGATCGCTACTCGAACCGAACCCATGGGGCTCTCCTCACTTGCTCTTCCTGGTTGGACAGGTCTGGATGTGTCGCTGCTGGCGGTGCGTGCTGCGGTGCCCGGCTCAGGTGCCCGCTGCCGGGGCGGCGGCGGGCGGCGTGTCGGGGGGATGACCGTCGCCGGGCGCCCGGTCGGCGGGCCGACCACGCTCGGCGTCGATCAGGTCCGAGAGCCACCGGACCTCACGCTCGACGGACTCGACGCCGTGGCGCTGCAGCTCCGCGGCGTACTGGTCCACCTCCTGCTGGGTGCGCCGGAGGTCGGACTGCACACGGTCGAGCCGCTCCTGCAGTCGCGTGCGCCGCCCCTCGAGGACCCGCAGGCGGATCTCCATGTCGGTGCGGCTGAAGAAGGCGAAGCGGATGTCGAAGGTGTCGTCCTCCCAGGCGGCAGGACCCACCTCCGACATGAGGCGCTTGAACTCCAGCTTGCCGTCCTCGGTCACCTCGTAGACGATGCGCGGTCGCCGCGTCACGGGGGTGGTGGAGACCGTGGTCTCCGTGATGAGCCCGGTGCGCAGCATCCGCTTCAGCGCCGGGTAGAGCGAGCCGTAGGACAGCAGCCGCCCCCACCCGAGCATCAGGTTCAGCCGCTTGCGCAGCTCGTAGCCGTGCATGGGTGCCTCGTGCAGCAGTCCGAGGACTGCTAGCTCGATGGTCTCTCCACGACGTGCCATGCGATCTATCGTAGCGATATATCCGCAACCGTGAACCACGGGTGAGCGCGCGTCGTCCGTCACGTGTCCGGGACGGTCCCTCAGCGAAGGTGCGTACTCTGTCCGGGTTTGGCCGCCCCCGCGGTACCCGCACAGCAGGAGGAACCCCCGCCCCATGTCTGGAAAGCGACGCGCCGACGGACCCCCGCCGAAGGGGCGCAAGGCCGCGAAGGGCTCGAAGGGCTCGAAGGGCCCGAAGCGGGCGCTCTGGAAGCGCCTGCTCCTGTGGTTCACCGTGCTCTTCCTGTCCCTGTCGCTCGTGGCGGTCGGGAGCTTCATCGTGCTCTACCAGAGCATCGACATCCCCGATCCCAACTCGGACTTCCAGACGCAGACCACGAAGATCTACTACAGCGGGGGCGACGCGGAGATCGGGTCGTTCGCCACCCAGAACCGCGAGTCGATCACCTTCGACGAGATGCCGGAGACTGCCCGCGACGCCGTCGTCGCCGCCGAGGACCGCAGCTTCTGGACCAACCGGGGCATCGACCCCAAGGGCATCCTGCGCGCGGCCTTCTCCAACGCCTCGGGCGGCTCCACGCAGGGTGCGTCGACGATCACCCAGCAGTACGTGAAGATCCTCTAC
This Nocardioides alkalitolerans DNA region includes the following protein-coding sequences:
- a CDS encoding inositol-3-phosphate synthase; translation: MGSVRVAIVGVGNCATSLIQGVEYYKDADPAGTVPGLMHVVFGDYHVSDVEFVAAFDVDAKKVGFDLAEATQASENNTIKICDVPPTGITVQRGPTLDGIGKYYGETIDVSDAEPVDVVQVLKDTKADVMVSYLPVGSEEADKFYAQAAIDAGVAFVNALPVFIASDPEWAEKFRAAGVPIVGDDIKSQVGATITHRVMAKLFEDRGVTLDRTYQLNVGGNMDFKNMLERERLESKKVSKTQAVTSNLTGTLAGKVHDKNVHIGPSDYVAWLDDRKWAYVRLEGRAFGDAPINLEYKLEVWDSPNSAGIIIDAIRAAKIAKDRGIGGPIISASSYLMKSPPVQLPDDEGRRRVEAFIRGEE
- a CDS encoding AIM24 family protein, producing the protein MRSELFAKENLPQQSGDRYLLQNPQTLRVGLGPDVLAAKGSMIAYRGNVTFDHEGAGSIGKLAKKVFTSENLALMRVRGQGEVYFAESAGYVNLLHLENEGISINSRNLLAFDADLQWDINRTKGAGMMGAGLFNTTIGGTGTVAIVAVGLVTVLDASQGPVYVDSDAAVCWSANLSPGVHNSMNAKSLLRGGTGEALQYVFHGPGFVVIQAYEWAPVPTS
- a CDS encoding PadR family transcriptional regulator; this encodes MARRGETIELAVLGLLHEAPMHGYELRKRLNLMLGWGRLLSYGSLYPALKRMLRTGLITETTVSTTPVTRRPRIVYEVTEDGKLEFKRLMSEVGPAAWEDDTFDIRFAFFSRTDMEIRLRVLEGRRTRLQERLDRVQSDLRRTQQEVDQYAAELQRHGVESVEREVRWLSDLIDAERGRPADRAPGDGHPPDTPPAAAPAAGT
- a CDS encoding CCA tRNA nucleotidyltransferase codes for the protein MVEVQQRVSTELARIGVVVDELGERFEAAGHSLHLVGGPVRDAMLGRLQNDLDFTTSAHPDAVERLLKGWAEAVWDIGRAFGTIGCRKGDWTIEITTFRSEAYSADSRKPEVAYGTDLAGDLGRRDFTVNAMAVSVPGRVFEDPFGGIGDLAHRVLRTPGRPEDSFSDDPLRMMRAARFAAQLGFDVAPEVVAAMTAMAERIDVISAERVRDELVKLVCAPYPRRGLALLVETGLAARVLPELPALQLERDEHHRHKDVYEHSLTVLEQAMDLEERLAGPDGPGTPDFIVRFAALVHDIGKPRTRRFLEDGSVTFHHHDVVGAKLVRKRMKALRFSGEQIDAVSKLVELHLRFHGYGDGGWTDSAVRRYVRDAGDELQRLHILTRADCTTRNRRKAERLRRTYDDLERRIAELAEQEELDSMRPDLDGNQIMEILGIGPGREVGEAYKFLLEQRMDHGPQDPATAEAALRSWWAERQG
- a CDS encoding SRPBCC family protein, producing MTTAPTSTELEATIDIDASPAQVWALVSDLPRQAEFSDQVVRTFVPGGVRLGATMVNLNRQGWKFWPTTAKVVRFDPQREIAFRVRENRTIWSYRLVPSDGGTTLVHRRETPDGISNLSLNLTKHVLGGVPGFTRELQQGMQQTIARIKRVAEA